DNA from Balneolaceae bacterium:
GGAGGAGAAGGAGATGGAGGCCTGGCAGAACCTTACCCAGGTACTCGCCCATGAGATCATGAATTCGATCACACCCATCGCTTCGCTGTCGGACACCATCCACATGCTGCTGCGCAAAAACGCCGTGGAGCAGAACGGGGAGTACATCATCGACCGGGAGTCGCTCGGGGACGTCTCCGATGCCCTGGACACGATCAACAACCGCAGCCACGGGCTAATGCGCTTCGTCAACTCCTACCGCGACTTCACGCAGATTCCCGAGCCCACCTTCGACCATTTCAGCGTAAGGGAGCTGCTGGTACGCGCCCGCAACCTCAACAAGGGGGAGGCCGAGGCGCAAAACGTGCATATTGAGGTTTCGGTTCAGCCGGAAACCCTGGAGGTGACCGCCGATCCCCACCTCATTGAGCAGGTACTCATCAACCTCATTAAGAACGCCTTCCGCGCGCTGGAAGACAAGGAGAACGCCCGCATTGGACTCTCCGGCTCCCTCGACGCCGACGGCACCGTGCTCATCCAGGTCGCCGACAACGGCCCGGGCATCAAGCCCTCGAATCTGCAGAAGATCTTTATTCCCTTCTACAGTACCAGCCAGCCCACCTCCCGCGGCGGCTCCGGCATCGGACTCAGCCTTTCGCGGCAGATCATGCGCATGCACCGCGGCACCCTCACCGTGAGGACCGACGAGCAGGAGGGCACCACCTTTACCCTGCGCTTCTAGGCAGATCAATCATCTTTTTTGCTTTCCGCCCTACCTCGTATATTCCGTCAACGCCATAAACGGAAAGGGCCTGATGATGCTGAGCAAACCCCGTCTGTCAATCATACTCTGCTTTTCCGGCGAGCAGGATGTTATTGAACCCACCCTCAACACCCTCTACGGGCTGAAGGAGGTGCCCTTTGAACTCTTCCTGGTAGACGACCGCCACACCGAGGAGAGCCGACAGGTTATACAGTCGCTGCTGGATTTTCACGGCCACGAGCAAACCTACTACTACGAGCATCCCGCTTTCGGAGGGAGGGGTCTGCGGATCAGTGAAGTGCTGCCACAATGCAACACACCGTATATCTGGTGTCCGGAGTCGGCGGGGGAGATTGACGGGGAGGCCCTGATGGAGAGCCTGGACCTGCTGGAGCAGCAGAAGCTGGCTTTCCTCACCTCCGCCTCCCTGCCCGACAGCACAGATGGATGGCTGGAGCTGGCCGGCCGCGATCAGTGGCCCGAGGACGGCCATTTTCTCTGGAACTTCGATGTCATCGACGCCGCCAGCCGTTTTTTCAACCCGGAGGCGCGCCACTACCCCGGACTGGGCCTGGCCGCGCGCCTTCAGCCCACCTACGCGGCGGCATTGGTGGATCCCTTTCAGCAACCCTGTGAACAGGCAAAGCGCGAACCCCTCACGCCCTCCGTACGCCGGGAACTGCTGGGCGTGCTGATGAAACGCTACGACGCTGACGGCGCTGACCGCAAGCGTCTCTACGAACGCTACGAAGAGTATACGCGCGAGGGGGTGGAGTACCCGGGCCTGGAAGGCGACCTGCTGGTGGAAGCCAAGAATCTGAAAGAGGCGGGACGCTTTAGCGGCGCCATGGAGCTGGTAGAGCATGTGCTCAAGCGCAACCCGGACCACTCGGCCGCCAAGAAGCTTAAAATGGAGATCCTCGAAAAGCGAAGGCGCTTCGTGGAGGCCTCCGAAATCAAGCACGAGCTGGAGTGGCGGTCTACGCAGACCCGGCGGCGCACCGCCCCCGGCGAGTTCAAGACCAGTGTCATCATCCCCACCACCGCCCACGGTAAACCCGCCCTCGAGCACTGTCTGCTCAATCTCTCCAACCACTGCGACAGCGCTGCAACCGAACTCATCGTCGTCGATAACGCCAGCCTGGACAATACCCACGACTACCTGGAGGAACTGAAAGAGAAGAACTTCCTCAACTGCAAGGTGATCACTAACAGCCAGAACATGGGCTTTGCGGCCTCGGTCAACCAGGGACTCAAGCGCGCAGGCGGGACCTACGCCTGCATCCTGCACAACGACGTGGAGATCAAGGGACCCGTGATCCGGCAGCTGGAAAACTACCTTGACGAAAATCCCGACTACGGCATGGTGGGTCCCCTTGCCAACAAGACCCTCTACCCCGAACAGGCCACAAGAGCCTGGGAAGAGCCCAAGGGACTCCAGCCCACCGAGATTCTCGACAGCTTCTGCATGATGATGCGCACGGGCATGGGCGTGGAGATGGACGAGTCCTTCGAGCTGGCTTTCTTCGAGGACTTCGACCTATGCTTTCAGATTCGTGACAAGGGCTACCGGGTGGGACTGGCCACCGACGTGTCGGTGACGCACTACCTGGGCACCACCACCTTCGCGCTGGACCTAGACATCGACAGTCCCCAGTACTACAAGAACGTGGCCTTTTTCAACGAAAAGTGGGACATCGACGTCTATTCGGAGGAGAAGTTGCGCGCCATGGGCACTTTCGACCAGCTTTTGGCCCTGGACGAGCTGGTGAATCCCCTCTTCCCCGAACCCTCCCTGCAGGCCTGGTACAAGGAGATCTTTACCGACGAGCTTCGCACGGAGATTATGAATACCGACCTCGACCCCGAGACCCTCTGCACGCTGGTGCACCTGTTCATGGTGATGGACGAGCGCGAGGTGATGCGCCGCCTGGAGGACCGCCTCGACAAGGTGGAAATCTCCGCTTCGCTCATCTACGACCTGGTACGCTACTACTTCGACAAGAACATCTTCTCACGCTGCCTGCACTACCTGAACCGACTGGAACCCGGCAAGGAGTCCTTCCAGTCGGAGCTCTACCGCCTGGCCATCGCCGTGGAGGAGAAGGAGCTGGAGTCGGCCGTCCCCCGGCTGCGCGATCTGCTCGATAGAGCCCCTTCCAACCCCTATCTCTACAAGCTGGCAGGCGAAATCTACGAATTCGAGGGCGACACCGAGGAGGCCGAATCCTTCTACCGGATCGCCGCACAGATCAATCCCTTTCTCTTTTCCGACGCCGGCAGCGAGGTACGCAGCTGAGGCGCACGCCTGCGGCACGATGCGCGGCCCATGTCTGTTATGAAGGCCACCATGCAAGCTACAACCGCCTCATGCCCACACCCTCCGAAATAAAATCGCTGGTCTCCCTGCTGGAAGATCCCGACCCCTACGTGCAGTCGGAGGTCAGAAGCCGGCTCTTCGAGCTGGGCGAACAGGCCGTGCCCCTGCTGGACCAGCAGAAAAACGAGGTGCGGGACCCGTCCGAGAAGGAACACATCAACGAAATCATCCGCTGGATCACCTTCGGCAGCCTGGAGGAGGATTTCGTGGAGCTGCTGCAGCTGGGCATCGACAGCCCCTCCCGGCTGGAGGATGCCGCCTTCACCCTCTGCCGCTTTCACAACCCCACCCTCCGGGAGCGGGAGTACGTCAAGAAGCTCGACCGCTTTGCCGACTTGGTGGAGAACCGCATACGCTACAGCCTGAGCGAAACCCAGAAAATGCACAAGCTGCTCGACTTCGTCTTCGACGACCTGGGCTTCCAGGGCAGCACGGACGACTATTACCATCCCGAGAACTCTTACCTGAACCGGGTCATCGACCGCCGCCAGGGCCTCCCCATCTCCCTGGGCCTGATTGTGCTTTTCCTGGCGCGCCGACTGGAGCTTCCCTTTTACGGGGTGAACATGCCCATTCATTTCATGCTCAAGTTCCGCGGCGAAAAGGACGAGTTGCTGATCGACCCCTTCGACCGGGGCAAGGTGGTTACCTACAACCAGTGCTACTACTTCCTCAAGCAGAACGGCCTGGATCCCCGCAGCGAGCACTTCGAGACAGCCGGCGAGCGCGAGATCCTGGCGCGCTGCATCCGTAACCTGGTGCACAGCTACTCCCGCCGGGAGGAAGAGGAAAAGGCCGGCCAGCTTAAGCAGCTCCTGAAGATGGTCAGCAACTGAACGTGCGGCGGCCGTAGGTTTTCGGAAGGATGCCGGAACACGTATATTGGTCAGCCGTACCACTCCCCTGAAATTTCACGCAGCGCTACCCTAATGAAGTTATCTGTACGCTCCGAATCCGGCCTCCTGCAAAGTGTCATCGTGCACACCCCCGGCCGGGAGGTCTCCCTCGTCAACCCCGAAATGAAGGACGAGCTGCTCTTCGACGACATTATCTTCGAGGAGGACGCCCGCCAGGAGCACGAGGGCATGCTGGAGGTGCTGCGGGCCGCCATGCCTTCGGACGGCGCCATCTACCAGATCACCGACCTGATCCGCGAGAGTTTTGAGAAGGAGGAAGCCCGCGAACATTTCATCCGCAAACTGGTGGACCGCCATCCCGAGGAGAATATCCACACGGTGGAGGACGAGCTGCACCGGCTGGACCCGGCCGAGTTGCTGCAGTTTGTAGTGGAGGGACACACCCCCGGGCTTCACAATTTCACGCTCTATCCCACGCCCAACCTGGTCTTCACCCGCGACCTGGCGGCCATGGTGGGCGACGCCATCCTGCTCTCCCGCCCCGCCATGCAGGCGCGCCTGCGCGAAGCCCTCATGATGGAGGCTGTGATCCAGTTCCACCCCCTCTTCGCCGAAACCCGCAGCCGCTGCATCACCATCGCCGACGGGACCTCCATCGAGGGCGGCGACGTGCTGGTGGCTTCCGATCGCGTGGTACTCATCGGCATGAGCGAGCGTACCTCTTTCAGCGGACTGATGCGCGCCGCCGAGCGCCTGCTGGAGACCTCCGTGGAGCACGTGCTGGCGGTGGATATTCCCAAGCAGCGCGCCTCCATGCACCTGGATACCATTTTTACTTTTGCCGCCCCCGGCGAGTGCCTGGTTTTCGCTCCCGCTATCACCGAACGCCGCAACAACGTCATCGACCTGAGCCGCACGGGCGGACAGGTGACGGCCCGCACCATGCCCTCCCTGAAGGAAGCCATGGAGGAACTGCTGGAGCGGGAGTTCACCTTCATGAACTGCGGTGGAAGCGACCGTACCGACCAGTTCCGCGAGCAGTGGACCGACGGCGCCAACGTCTTTGCCGTAGCCCCGGGCGTGGTGGTGGGTTACGAAAGGAACCACCACACCTTCCGGGAGCTGCAGAACCACGGCTACCGGCTTATGAACCAGCACGAATTCATCGAGCGCTACCGCGACGCCGACCTGCCTGAGAACGTGGGAGAAGGCGACGAGAAGGTGGCCGTGAGTTTTGTGGGACACGAGCTGTGCCGGGGACGCGGGGGCGCGCGCTGCATGACCATGCCAATCGCAAGAAAAAACGGATAGTGGATTGAACGAAGACAACGGAAGTCAGAACGATGAAATCGGCACCGGAGGGGACCGCGACCATTCCGACGCCTCCCCCAGACCCGGGCGGCGGGCCCGCAACCTGGCCCGCTGGGATTCGACGGTGCTCGACGCCGATGGCGAAGAGGATGGCGACACGGGCGGAGCGGGGGACTACGACCTCAAGACCGTCGCCAAACACCTGGGACTGTTCCTGGCCACCGTGGCCACTGTGGCCCTGACCGGGGCCAGCTTTGTGGGCTTCAACGCCAGCCTCTTTCCACTGGTCATGCCTTCATGGCCCGATTTTATGCGGGGACTGCTCTTCGCCGCGCTGCTGCTGGCCTTCCTGGGCGTGCATGAATTCGGTCATTTCTTTGCCGCCATGAAGCACAAGGTGCGGGTGAGCCTCCCCTATTTTATTCCCATTCCCCTGGGCATCGGCACCCTGGGTGCGGTCATACGCATCAAGGAGCGCATCCGCGACACCCGCAAGATGTTCGACGTAGGCGTGGCGGGTCCCCTGGCCGGGCTGGTCGTCTCCCTGGCGGTACTGCTCATTGGCTTCGCCACCCTTCCCGATCCCTCCTACATCCAGAACTTTGAAGGCCACGAGGCCGTCAAAAACTATGTGGCCCAAAACGGGGTTTTTCCCGAAACCCCGCCTGAGCCCGCCTCGGAGGAGAGCGGCGGACAGGGTACCCTCATGATGGGGGAGACCCTGCTCTACAGTTTCCTGGCGAGTTTCTTCGAGAACGTACCCCCCATGTACGAGATGTATCATTATCCTTTCCTCTTCGCAGGCTGGCTGGGACTCTTTTTCACCGCCCTCAACCTGATGCCGGTGGGTCAGCTGGACGGGGGACACATTCTCTATTCGTTGATCGGCTTCCGGCGTCACCGCACGGTGGCCCGCTACACCTTCGCGGCCCTCACCATCCTGGCCGGCATTGAGGCGGTGCCCTTTATCCACCAGTCGCTGGGAGACTGGGACACCTCCGTGGGATCGCTGAGCTGGCTGCTCTGGGCAGGAGGACTCTACCTGCTGCTGAGGCGCGCCTTCCATGGCGACCACCGCTGGGTGGCTCCGCTGCTGGCCCTCTCACTGGTCGCCTCCGCCGCCTGGCTCTACGGCTGGGTGGGACACTTCGACACCCAGCACTCCCTCATCTGGGTCTTCTGGTGCGCCTTCATCGCCTACTTCGTGGGCATCGAGCACCCTCCCGTACAGTACGAACGACACCTCGACCCCGTCCGGCGGCGGCTGGGCTGGTTCAGCATGGGAGTTTTCCTGCTCTGCATCAGTCCCACCCCCCTCTACTTCGTCTAGGAGGGGAGCTCGGAACCTTCCGCAGCTCTCGCTTGTATGATGAATCGGGCAACCACTATTTGTATATTCCGCATCGTCGAACAAAAAATCCAAGATCCCTTTTCATGCGCACCTTAACCGTCATACTTCTCGGCGCCTTGCTTGCCGGCTGCTCCGGCACCGGCACGCAGGACGTTGAGCAGCAGGTGAACCAGTATATTGCAGAGGACCAGTATGAGCAGGCCCTGGAGCTGCTGGGCCGCACCGATTCCACAGAGACCGACGCCGACCTTTCCACCCTCCGCGAGAAAACGCACCTGAACTACGGAATCTACCTGGAGTACCGGGGACCCGAGGAGCAATCCATGCGCGACCGCATGACCACGGCCCTGGAGCAGTTCATCGAAGTGCTGCGTATCAACCCGGCCAACCAGAAAGCCATCTCCGAGGTGGAGCAGATCATGGGCATCTACGATACCATGCCCGACCGGGGTCCGGGGGAGGAGATTCTCTCCGACCTGCGTGAACTGGGATTTGACTACTGAATCCGACTGCGACCATGTCCAACGCCAACCCCACCATAGAAAACCGCAAGGCGCGCCACGAGTACCACGTCCACGAGACCTTCGAGGCGGGCATCGTACTGAAAGGCACCGAAGTGAAGTCGCTGCGCGACGGCAAGGCCAGCCTCGGCGAAGCCTTCGCCTACATGCAGGACGGGGAGGTATGGCTGCGCGACATGTATATCAAGCCCTACAAGGAGGGCTCGTGGGCCAACCACGAGGAGCGGCGTCCTCGCAAGCTGCTGCTGAAAAAGCGGGAGATCGCCGAACTCGACAAGGCGGTCACCCGCAAGGGCTTTACCATTATCCCGTTGAAGCTCTACTTCAAGAACGGCTACGCCAAAATTCTGATCGGGATCGCGGAAGGAAAGAAGAAGTACGACAAACGGGAGGATATCAAGGAGCGGGACGTTAAGCGGGAGATTGATCGTAAAGTGAAAGGAAGCTACAAGATAAATCTCTAGCACAACCCCTCCCATGACCACCCGTACCGCCTGCCATACAACATTCCTTGCCCTGCTGTTACTGTGGGGCCTGCAGCCTGCGCCGGCTGTGGCCCAGGAGGAGCCCGAAATGAACATCGTTGAGATTGTGGAGAACACCCCGCGGCTTTCGGTGCTCAACCGGGTGCTGCAGGCCAGCGGCATGAAAGACAGTCTGCGCACCGGCGGTCCGTACACCATGTTCCTGCCCGTCAATGAGGCCTTCTACGAGCTGCCCTATGCCGAGCGCAGCTTGTTGTGGGACACCTCCAACCGCGCACGCATCCGCCGCATTCTCAGCAATCATATACTCGACCGACGGATGACCTCCGAAGAGATGGCGGCCCGCAGCAACATACCCTCCCGGCTGGAAGACCTGCCCGTCGACACCACCGGCAACTTGATACAAGTAAAAGGCGCCAACATCCTGCAGCCTGATGTGGAAGCCGTCAACGGGATGGTTCATGTGATTGACGCCATCCTGATGCCCTCCTATGTGGAGTAGCGTTGCGGTCCGGCCTTATAGAGAAAAGGCCACCCCCTCGCCTCCGTGGCGGGACGGAGACGAATCGAGGCAGCCTTTTCATGTAGATCGGGGATGTCCTGTAAGCCGAATTCTGTCAAGGACAATCATTTATCTGGGTTCCGGCTCGCACCGGAACTCAAGCGTTCCACCCGGCAGCATGGCGACGAGCGGCGCGCTGCCTGCGTGAACTTGCACCCCGTGAGGTTTACCCTGCCTCCGAACGTCGCCGCCGGAGCGGTGGGCTCTTACCCCACCTTTTCACCCTTACCCTTCGCTCTCCCGTCCCGGCTTCCGCCTGAGATGGGATGCAACCGCGTCGGGCGGTATGTTTTCTGTGGCACGGGCTTATCCCTTGTTCCCGCCTCGTCCCGAACGGATCGGTGTACGGGCGGGAATACGGAATACTTCCTGTTGGGAAGCACGGTGCTCGTAGGTGTTCGGACTTTCCTCATCCCGACTTGGTCGGGACGCGATTGCCCGGACATCCGCCTGTGATAATATACCTAATACCTAACACTTCCGCGGGGGCGGGACATTCGCCGGGCAGAAAGGGATCCTTACTCGGAAAGTTCTTCCTTTGCCTGTTCGAAGAAGGAGGGATCCACCACGATACGGCCGCTGTTCTCGTCGATGATGATCTTGTTCTTGCGGCGCACCTCCACCTGCGTCTGGGGCGGCAGGGCCATGCCGAGCGCAGCGCCCTTCTCCATGGCCACCACGGCCAGCCCGTTGGTGAGGCCCTCGCGCAGGCGGTTGTAGCTGCGAAGGTAACGTTCGTCGATATTCTCCTCGATCTCCTCGCGCTTATTCAGGAGCTCCTGCTCCTCCGATTCGGTCTCGCCGACCACCTTGTTAAGGTTTTTCTGCTTCTCGTCGTGCAGCTTCTGGGTCTTGTCCAGCTCCTCCTGCGCCTCCTCGAGCTCGCCCTCGATCTCCTCCTGGCGCTTTTCGATCTCCTCACGACGGGACTCGGCGTTTTCAATAATCTGCTTCTGGGCGTCAATCTCCTTGGTGAGGGCGTCGTATTCGCGGTTGTTGCGAACCGACATCTGCTGCTCCTCGTATTTCTCCATCTTGTTCTCGGCATCCTGCACTTCGAGCTCCAGATTGCTCAGCTCCACCTTCAGGTCGGTCTTCTCCTCCTCGAGCTGGCTGATCTTGGCCTCGTAGCGGTTGATGTCGGTCTCGATGTCCAGAATCTCTTCGGGAAGGTCACCGCGTAGCTGCTTGAGTTCGTCAATCCGGGTGTCAATATATTGCAGATTGGCTAGCTGCTGTAGTACTTCTTCCATGGGTCAGGCTGTGGTATGATTTATTCCTGCGTTGATTAGGATGATTGCGGAATGTAGACATTCATGGGGTTGGTGTTCACCCCGGTTTCCATCACGTTCAATTCTTCAAAAGCTTCCTGCAACTCGTGCTGCAGAGTGGAGGCGATGGGGATCTCGCTCTCGTAGTGGCCCGCGTCGACCAGCAGAAAAGGTTCGGTATCGACGAACCAGTCGTGGTATTTGATGTCGGAGGTCACGAAGGCCTGCGCGCCCTCGGCTACGGCCCGCGAGGTGAGCGAAACGCCGGCTCCCCCGCAGACGGCCACCTTCTTGATACGTTCGGCCTCTCCCGAAAAGCGAAGCGCCCTTGCGTTGAGGGTGCCGGATACCTTCTCGAGAAACTCCTGCTGGGTGAGTCCCTGGTCACGGTAGAGGCCCACCACCCCCATGCCGAAGTTGTTGGAAGGGCTGGCCACTTTCATGACCTGGAAACTGCCGCGGTCGAGGAGGCCCTTCTTGCGCAGCTCCCTTTTAAGTCCCCCGACGTTGTGCTCGTCGATGATGGCCTGGTAGGTGTACTGCTCGCCCTTTCGCCCCTCCACACGAGAATAGTGAGCCTCCTCGGCGGAGTAGTAGTTGAGCAGCTTGAGCACCGCTTCGTGGTCGTTGTGACTCGTGGTCAGTACAATCTTGCGGCTGACGGGATAGCCCGCCTCCAGAAATTTGAGATTCTCCAGTCCCAGCTTCTCGGCCAACACGAAGGAGACCCCGTCCAGGGCCGCGTCGAGATTGGTGTGGGCGGCAATGAGGGCGACATCGTTGCGTATGAGCTTGTAAATGATGCGCCCCTGCTCACCGGTGGGATTGATGCGGTCGATACTCTTGAAGATAAGCGGATGGTGAGAGACGATGAGCTCGCATCCCTTTTCCACGGCCTCCTCGGCCACCTCCATGGTCACGTCGAGGGTGGTGAGTACGCGGGTGACCTCCCGGTCCGGATCTCCCAGGAGAAGTCCGACGTTATCGTATTCCAATTTGGTGCTGGGGGGCGCCCACTGGTGAAGAAAGGTGGATATATGCCGGACCCGTGTATTCATCGTCGTTTGAACTCCTTATTGGTTGGAGTTCCGGGTCTTCGGGCACAATCGCCCGACGGGCAGGCAGGATACGACAGGATGGGGAAAATCTGAGCCAGTACTTGCAAGTCCGCTTTAAAATCTTGGATTTAGTCTGTAAAAATACGATTTAAATCCGTTTGTTAAAAGGTTATTTTTTATGGAATCGTTTGAAGATTCAGTGCCCTAATCCCAACCCCTGCGGGCCGAAGGCCCCAATCAGGCGAAACACCACACGCATGTCCGAAGATATTCCATCGAACCTGGAGCAGCTGCAGCAGCGCATCGACAAGGCCTGCCGCGAAGCGGGCCGCAATCCGAAAGATATTACCCTGGTCGCTGTTTCCAAGACCAAACCGCTGGAACGCATCCGGGAGGCCTTTGCCTGCGGACAGGTCCACTTCGGGGAGAACCGCGCCAAGGAGCTGCAGGACAAGATGGAGGGATGGGACGAGCCCGACGTGCGCTGGCATATGGTCGGCAACCTGCAGACCAACAAGATCAAGTATATGGTGGAGCGTGTGGACTGGATCGACTCGGTTCCCAAAAAGAAAATTCTGAGAGAGATCGAGAAGCGCGCTTCCCGCATCGACCGGGTGATCGACACCCTCATCCAGGTGAACATCAGCGGGGAAAACCAGAAGAGCGGCTGCGAACCGGAAGACCTTCCGGGGATTCTGGAGTACGGGCAGGGACTGGAACACGTGCGCATACGGGGACTGATGGGCATCGCCTCGCTGGTGGACGACCCCGAGGAGGTGCGTCCCGAATTCCGGCTGATGCGCGAGCTCCTGCAGGAACACCGCACAAGCTACGGGGGCAACGTGCAGCTGGAACACCTCTCCATGGGTATGACCAACGACCTGGAGGTAGCCATCCAGGAAGGATCCACCATGCTGCGGGTGGGGCGCGCCATCTTCGGCGAACGTAACTATGGATGACCTCAGCCGTGAAAGATACCTTGCCCGCGGCGCGTGTTTCATTAATGAAGAAATTTGGTACATTAGAATTATAAGGACAACCATCCTGTCCCCAATGCAATCCCCCTTGCTATGAATGTCTGGGTTTTTATCATCGTAATGGTCGCCATCGTCGGAGGCCTGATTACCGAATACCAGAAGAACAAAATGAACATGCTCGAGCGCAGTGAGCACAACGAGGAGGAGGTGGATGAGCTGCGCAAGCTGGTGGAAAACCTCAAGACACGTATAGAAAATCTGGAGGCCATCGCCGCCGGAGAGCCCGACGACTTCAAGGTGGGAGCCGGAAAGGGCATGAAGGAAATCGAAATCGAGCAGTCGGACATCCGTGAGGAGAACCGCAAGCAGGTGTCCGACCTGGCCAACAAACAGCGGAGCTGATGTTCATGGATGTTGAAGCCATTATTATCGTAGCCATCGTATTCGGCACCCCTCTTGTGGGATTCACCCTTTACGGGATCTACAGGCTGCTCAAATTGTGGATAGGCGGGCCTTCTGGAGAAGTGGTTCCCCGGCAGGATTTCAACCGGCTGGGCAAGGCTTTCGTGGAATTCAAGAAGGACGCTGAGCGCCGCATACGCAACCTGGAGGCTATAGCGACGGAGGAAGAAGACGACAAGTCCGCTTCCCAAAGCTCCGGCAGCGGCACGCGTCAGCTGGGCGGGCCGACCGACACCATCGAGGTGGAAGGCGGCCGGGAGGGCAACCCCAAGGAGGCCCGCGAGCAGAAAAACAGCGGGGAATCCTCCGACGGAAGCAACTTGAGAAACATGCTCCGCGAATAGGCGTTTAATCACCCACGCTCCACTTCCAACCACCGGCCACCAAGGCACTTACCATATGAAGCTCACCGCCCTTGAGATCAAACAGCAGAAATTCGAGAAGGGACTGCGCGGCTACGACACCGATGAGGTACAGGCCTTCCTGGGACTGGTCTCCAACGAATGGGAAAACCTGGTGGCCCGGAACCGCGAACTGGATCGCAAGGTGGAGAAGCTGGAGGAGAAGCT
Protein-coding regions in this window:
- a CDS encoding YggS family pyridoxal phosphate-dependent enzyme — protein: MSEDIPSNLEQLQQRIDKACREAGRNPKDITLVAVSKTKPLERIREAFACGQVHFGENRAKELQDKMEGWDEPDVRWHMVGNLQTNKIKYMVERVDWIDSVPKKKILREIEKRASRIDRVIDTLIQVNISGENQKSGCEPEDLPGILEYGQGLEHVRIRGLMGIASLVDDPEEVRPEFRLMRELLQEHRTSYGGNVQLEHLSMGMTNDLEVAIQEGSTMLRVGRAIFGERNYG